In Bos indicus x Bos taurus breed Angus x Brahman F1 hybrid chromosome 23, Bos_hybrid_MaternalHap_v2.0, whole genome shotgun sequence, a single genomic region encodes these proteins:
- the LOC113881206 gene encoding olfactory receptor 12D2-like, protein MLNQTSVTEFLLLGVTDIQVLQPVLFVIFLAIYIVNMAGNGVIMMVVISDSRLHSPMYFFLGNLSCLDICYSTVTLPKMVENFLSIHKTISFLGCISQLHFFHFLGSTESMLLAMMAFDHFVAICKPLHYTLIMNHQVCSQMAVTIWIIGFFHALLHSVMTSRLNFCGSNCIYHFLCDVKPLLELACGNTDLNEWLLHSVTGAIAMGPFSLTFLSYFYIIIYLFFKTRSCSMLHKALSTCASHFMVVVLFYAPVVFTYIRPASGSSVDQEWIIAIMYSVITPVLNPLIYTLRNKEVEGALRRVIRRRL, encoded by the coding sequence ATGCTGAATCAAACCTCAGTCACTGAATTTCTCCTCCTAGGAGTGACAGACATCCAGGTACTGCAACCTGTTCTCTTTGTGATTTTCCTTGCAATTTACATTGTCAATATGGCTGGGAATGGAGTCATCATGATGGTTGTCATCTCTGATTCAAGACTCCATTctcctatgtattttttcctgggaaaccTGTCATGTCTAGATATCTGCTACTCCACAGTGACTCTGCCAAAGATGGTGGAGAACTTCCTCTCtatccacaaaacaatttctttCTTGGGATGCATAAGCCAGCTTCATTTCTTCCACTTCCTGGGCAGCACAGAGTCCATGTTGTTGGCTATGATGGCCTTTGACCACTTTGTGGCTATCtgcaaaccacttcattacacTCTTATCATGAATCATCAGGTCTGTAGCCAGATGGCTGTCACTATCTGGATCATTGGTTTTTTCCATGCCCTGCTGCACTCAGTAATGACCTCTCGCTTAAACTTCTGTGGCTCCAACTGTATCTATCACTTCTTGTGTGATGTTAAGCCATTGCTGGAGTTGGCCTGTGGGAACACTGACCTCAATGAATGGCTACTTCATTCTGTGACAGGGGCCATTGCCATGGGTCCATTCTCTCTAACCTTTCTCTCCTATTTCTATATTATTATCTATCTTTTCTTCAAGACCCGTTCTTGCAGCATGCTCCATAAAGCACTGTCCACGTGTGCCTCCCACTTCATGGTAGTTGTTCTTTTCTATGCCCCTGTTGTTTTCACTTATATTCGTCCTGCCTCAGGTAGCTCTGTGGACCAGGAATGGATCATTGCCATTATGTACAGTGTGATCACTCCTGTACTAAATCCACTGATCTATACTTTGAGGAACAAGGAAGTAGAAGGGGCTTTGAGGAGGGTAATCAGAAGGAGACTCTGA
- the LOC113881463 gene encoding olfactory receptor 1361-like — translation MNCSKNTDFVLSGLSSDPDKPQLLFGLFLALYLLSLLGNSLLLLAIGADIHLHTLMYFFLSQLSLVDLCFTTTTAPKMLETLWTSNGLISFSECLAQLYFFTVFADMDNQLLTAMAIDCYAAICHPLHYALLMTPCRCALLLGGSWGVPHSISLVHALLLSQLSFDSNQEIPPFFCDFRPLLRLACSDTHLNEDLTMVLTGLLGISPLLCIISSYAHIFLAVAWSPSAHGKKKALATCSSHLSMVILFYSSVFATYLKSPSASHASGELGAAVMYALVTPTLNPFIYSLRNKDVKRSLKRIWA, via the coding sequence ATGAATTGCAGCAAGAACACTGACTTTGTCCTCTCAGGACTGTCCAGTGACCCAGACAAACCACAGCTCCTCTTTGGTCTCTTCCTGGCCCTCTACTTGCTGAGTCTCTTAGGAAACTCGCTACTGCTGCTGGCTATTGGCGCTGACATCCACCTCCACACCCTCATGTACTTCTTCCTTAGCCAGCTCTCCCTGGTTGACCTCTGCTTCACTACCACCACAGCCCCCAAAATGCTGGAGACTTTGTGGACCAGTAATGGACTGATCTCCTTCTCTGAGTGCCTGGCCCAGTTATACTTCTTCACAGTTTTTGCTGATATGGACAACCAGCTTTTGACTGCCATGGCTATTGACTGCTACGCTGCCATCTGCCATCCCCTGCACTATGCACTCCTAATGACTCCTTGCAGATGTGCACTGCTACTGGGTGGGTCATGGGGAGTGCCCCACTCTATCTCTCTTGTCCATGCCCTGTTGCTATCCCAGCTCTCATTCGACAGTAATCAAGAAATTCCCCCCTTTTTCTGTGATTTCAGACCACTCTTGAGACTTGCCTGCTCTGATACCCACCTCAATGAGGACCTGACAATGGTTCTGACAGGACTCTTAGGAATCAGCCCTCTCCTCTGCATCATAAGCTCCTATGCCCATATTTTCCTTGCTGTAGCTTGGAGCCCATCAGCACATGGCAAAAAGAAAGCCCTGGCCACATGCAGCTCCCACCTCTCCATGGTCATCCTCTTCTACAGCTCGGTCTTTGCCACCTACTTGAAGTCCCCGTCAGCTTCTCATGCCTCTGGGGAGCTGGGTGCTGCTGTCATGTATGCCCTGGTAACCCCCACTCTCAATCCTTTCATTTATAGTCTAAGAAATAAGGATGTGAAGAGATCCCTGAAAAGGATTTGGGCATAG